ACAGTAATCTTGTTAGAGCTTAAGCAATGATCTCATGAAAGCTGCACGTTTATACGAACTTGGAAAGCCGCTAAAAGTTGAGGAAGTACCAGAACCGGTTCTTAGATCTGGTGGTGCAATTGTTCGGGTGTTACGTGCGCCTATACTTTCTTTTGCAGGGCAGGTATTTTCCGGAGAACTCGGCTATATGCTGCCTCCCCTACCTTTCACACCTGGTCCAAGTGCCATTGGGGTGGTGGAAGCAGTTGCTGATGATGTATTTGGACTGCAAGTTGGTCAAAAAGTCTTCTGCGACCCTTTGATCTCGTCTCAAACCCAAGGCGGACAACCTGATAGTATCCTCATCGGCTGGACTGGATTGGCAGCAGCTTCGCCTCAGATGCAATCTCTGTGGAAGGATGGCACATCTGCTGAAAAAATCCTATGGCCGGGTGAGTGTTTAACACCACTAGAAGACACAGAAACTATTGACCTGAATCAATTAGCCTGCTTAGGTTATCTGACAATTCCTTATGGTGGTTTTTTACGTGGCGAGTTGCGTCCCGGTCAAACTCTGATTGTCAACGGTGCTACAGGTAACTTGGGAGCAGCAGCAGTGCTAGTGGCGTTGGCGATGGGGGTATCCAAGATAGTAGTCGTCGGACGCGATCGCGTGACTCTCGAAAAACTGG
This portion of the Brasilonema sennae CENA114 genome encodes:
- a CDS encoding quinone oxidoreductase family protein, coding for MKAARLYELGKPLKVEEVPEPVLRSGGAIVRVLRAPILSFAGQVFSGELGYMLPPLPFTPGPSAIGVVEAVADDVFGLQVGQKVFCDPLISSQTQGGQPDSILIGWTGLAAASPQMQSLWKDGTSAEKILWPGECLTPLEDTETIDLNQLACLGYLTIPYGGFLRGELRPGQTLIVNGATGNLGAAAVLVALAMGVSKIVVVGRDRVTLEKLVQLDPKRVVTASLSGNAAEYTERISEAAGGADMVLDVLGGVSTPEPTVACINALRPRGTAVFLGGVKAEIPLSYPKIMHMELTITGAHMFPRQAPKELLRMITAGMLKLDAIQTHAFKLDDISHAIDKAAKLKGLEYCVLVPNTQ